One part of the Eubalaena glacialis isolate mEubGla1 chromosome 19, mEubGla1.1.hap2.+ XY, whole genome shotgun sequence genome encodes these proteins:
- the LOC133080886 gene encoding proline-rich proteoglycan 2-like, translated as MLIPLPPPTRSSPADRASILALAELSGWLASPPSQPSSDSPGAQAAPHQPGALSQPPTSQGRSACPPPARGAQPAPHQPGALSLPPTSQGRSASPPPARGAQPAPHQPGALSLPPTSQGRSASPPPARGAQPAPHQPGALSQPPTSQGRSACPPPARGAQPAPHQPGALSLQAG; from the exons ATGCtcatccccctgccccctcccacccggTCCAGCCCCGCTGATAGAGCCAGCATCCTGGCCCTGGCGGAGCTTTCAGGCTGGCTggcctccccaccctcccagcctTCCTCAGACTCTCCAG GGGCTCAGGCAGCCCCCCACCAGCCAGGGGCGCTCAGCCAGCCCCCCACCAGCCAGGGgcgctcagcctgccccccaccagCCAGGGGCGCTCAGCCAGCCCCCCACCAGCCAGGGgcgctcagcctgccccccaccagCCAGGGGCGCTCAGCCAGCCCCCCACCAGCCAGGGGCGCTCAGCCAGCCCCCCACCAGCCAGGGgcgctcagcctgccccccaccagCCAGGGGCGCTCAGCCAGCCCCCCACCAGCCAGGGgcgctcagcctgccccccaccagCCAGGGGCGCTCAGCCAGCCCCCCACCAGCCAGGGgcgctcagcctgccccccaccagCCAGGGGCGCTCAGCCAGCCCCCCACCAGCCAGGGGCGCTCAGCCTGCAGGCAGGGTGA